One Solanum lycopersicum chromosome 2, SLM_r2.1 genomic region harbors:
- the LOC101247878 gene encoding uncharacterized protein gives MAGQTNTKDSDVNEELQELEFTKRGCCFWFPSFTCGRGVWERVSTSDQKEETHWWDKGLNVVMKVREWSELVAGPKWKTFIRRFNKNRSKTNKFNYDPMSYSLNFDDGPGVNDQSEDDRLFRDFSSRFASIPVSAKSSMDLGKDSSSLL, from the coding sequence ATGGCGGGTCAAACAAACACAAAAGACTCGGACGTGAATGAAGAATTGCAGGAGCTCGAATTCACGAAAAGGGGTTGTTGTTTTTGGTTTCCATCTTTCACATGTGGAAGAGGCGTTTGGGAACGAGTCTCTACCAGTGATCAAAAGGAAGAAACGCATTGGTGGGATAAGGGGTTAAACGTTGTTATGAAAGTCAGGGAGTGGTCGGAACTTGTGGCAGGTCCAAAATGGAAGACATTTATTAGACGATTCAATAAAAATCGTTctaaaactaataaattcaatTACGACCCCATGAGTTACTCCTTGAATTTCGATGATGGACCAGGGGTAAACGATCAATCGGAAGACGATCGTTTATTTCGTGATTTCTCGTCGAGATTCGCTTCAATTCCGGTTTCTGCCAAGTCTTCAATGGATTTGGGCAAAGACTCATCATCCTTGTTGTGA
- the LOC101247279 gene encoding RING-H2 finger protein ATL46, whose translation MICSFGEVESQRWVSGHTHLKSSWIQYRKDGVFTYPPPLFPPSPPPFGGSSSFHKEPNSSSSSPSGNKISPAVLFIIVILAVLFFISGLLHLLVRFLIKHPSSSASSQSNGYPEVSSSDALQRQLQQLFHLHDSGLDQAFIDALPVFLYKEVVGPKEPFDCAVCLCEFSDKDKLRLLPTCSHAFHINCIDTWLLSNSTCPLCRATLFNPGFPIENPIFDYVEPRDDDGYHGNGDHEFPTSQKTMELEEVVVAKATFPVRLGKFRRLNDGEEEVEGVGESSSSNLDARRCFSMGSYQYVVGDANLKVALDNERKTNNMNQANLAEHGPNPSIDEEIEGKKIGIGTKTDSYSVSKIWLWSKRGKFASSSDCQMEDQPPSGMDFPWLRRTEGM comes from the coding sequence ATGATTTGTTCATTTGGTGAAGTTGAGTCACAAAGATGGGTTTCTGGGCATACCCATCTGAAAAGTTCTTGGATTCAATATAGAAAAGATGGTGTTTTTACATATCCTCCTCCTCTGTTTCCCCCATCTCCTCCTCCATTTGGTGGAAGTTCTAGTTTTCATAAGGAACCAAACTCATCTTCTTCATCCCCATCTGGAAACAAGATTAGTCCAGCTGTTCTTTTCATTATAGTTATATTAGCTGTCCTGTTTTTCATATCTGGTCTGCTTCATTTGCTAGTTAGGTTTCTTATCAAACACCCTTCTTCTTCAGCATCATCTCAATCTAATGGATATCCTGAAGTTTCTAGTTCAGATGCTTTGCAAAGACAGTTACAACAGTTATTCCATTTACATGATTCTGGTTTGGATCAAGCATTTATTGATGCATTACCTGTCTTTTTGTACAAAGAGGTTGTTGGTCCTAAAGAGCCCTTTGATTGTGCTGTTTGCTTGTGTGAATTCTCTGATAAGGACAAATTGAGATTGCTCCCTACTTGTAGCCATGCTTTCCATATCAACTGCATTGATACTTGGCTCCTCTCTAACTCAACGTGCCCTCTTTGTCGAGCAACTCTTTTCAATCCCGGGTTTCCCATTGAAAATCCAATTTTCGATTACGTTGAACCGAGAGATGATGATGGTTATCATGGTAATGGGGATCACGAGTTCCCCACTTCTCAAAAGACTATGGAACTAGAGGAAGTTGTGGTTGCTAAAGCAACATTTCCTGTGAGACTTGGTAAGTTTCGAAGATTGAATGATGGGGAAGAGGAAGTAGAAGGAGTGGGAGAGAGCAGTAGCAGTAATTTGGATGCAAGAAGGTGCTTTTCAATGGGTTCATATCAGTATGTGGTTGGTGATGCTAATCTTAAGGTAGCCTTGGACAATGAGCGGAAGACGAATAATATGAATCAAGCCAATTTGGCAGAGCATGGTCCTAATCCGTCAATTGATGAAGAGATTGAGGGGAAAAAGATAGGTATCGGCACAAAAACAGATAGTTATTCTGTTTCCAAAATTTGGCTTTGGTCGAAAAGAGGCAAATTCGCAAGTTCTTCAGATTGCCAAATGGAAGATCAGCCTCCTTCTGGTATGGACTTTCCATGGCTTAGAAGAACAGAAGGCATGTAG
- the LOC101246983 gene encoding WAT1-related protein At5g40240-like: MVMQCWSTDFLPFLAMVMVECCEMLMITLGKAAMNDGLNNLVYVVYYNALGTLFLLPCLIFHRHRSNMVPITLPILWRFFLLGLLGICLVQAVAFTGIKYSTPTLAAALGNLMPGFTFLLAIIFRMEKLDITKASSQAKSVGTVVAIMGASIMTLYKGPRVLGSNLPSDSSHHELVLSQESNWILGGLLITTTCIMSSGWNILQTDTVKKYPEHMTIVFFTCFFGSIQCAILTLALESNPKTWMVKPGIGMIAIVFSAVSGSVFRYNVLTWCLDKKGPLYVAMFKPLGMVISAILGIIFLADPLHLGSVIGAVIITAGFYSVLWGKAKEIKSMVEVEDIVCVIDSTDQTSPLLHK, translated from the exons atggtgATGCAATGTTGGTCAACTGATTTCTTGCCCTTTTTGGCAATGGTGATGGTGGAATGTTGTGAAATGTTGATGATTACACTTGGTAAAGCAGCCATGAATGATGGATTGAACAATCTTGTTTATGTTGTTTACTATAATGCCCTTGgtaccctttttcttcttccttgctTAATCTTCCATAGACACAG aAGCAATATGGTTCCTATTACTTTGCCTATATTGTGGAGATTCTTCCTTCTTGGCCTGTTGGG AATTTGTTTGGTGCAAGCTGTGGCCTTTACAGGTATTAAGTACAGCACTCCTACACTGGCAGCTGCTTTAGGGAATTTGATGCCAGGTTTTACATTTTTGCTTGCCATCATTTTCAG GATGGAGAAGTTAGATATAACAAAGGCCAGCAGTCAAGCAAAATCTGTGGGCACCGTAGTGGCAATTATGGGGGCATCCATCATGACATTATACAAAGGACCAAGGGTACTAGGATCAAATTTACCTTCTGATTCATCCCATCACGAGTTAGTACTTTCACAAGAATCAAACTGGATATTGGGAGGTCTTCTGATTACTACCACCTGCATCATGTCTTCTGGATGGAACATTCTTCAG ACAGATACCGTGAAGAAATACCCCGAACACATGACAATAGTGTTTTTTACTTGCTTCTTTGGGAGTATTCAATGTGCAATTTTAACTCTGGCATTAGAAAGCAATCCAAAGACATGGATGGTGAAGCCTGGGATTGGGATGATAGCCATTGTTTTCTCC GCGGTTTCCGGAAGTGTCTTCCGTTACAACGTTTTGACATGGTGCTTAGACAAGAAAGGTCCTCTTTATGTGGCCATGTTCAAGCCCTTGGGAATGGTCATATCAGCAATCCTGGGGATCATATTCCTTGCAGATCCACTCCATTTAGGAAG TGTTATTGGAGCAGTAATTATAACTGCTGGATTTTATTCTGTTCTGTGGGGGAAGGCTAAGGAGATCAAGTCCATGGTTGAAGTTGAGGACATTGTTTGTGTAATTGACTCAACAGATCAAACAAGCCCTCTATTGCACAAGTAA
- the LOC101246684 gene encoding WAT1-related protein At3g28050, which translates to MGSNNRETTFYKEVLPFAAMVTMECINVGLNTLYKAATNKGMSNHVFVVYSYGLAALLLLPSPFFSTRSRILPPLNCSILAKIFLLGVIGCTSQIMGYTGIIYASPTLASAISNLVPAFTFVLAVIFRMEKIQLKRSTTRAKVLGTVVSIAGAFVVTLYKGPKILVPTTATPNLLRQPLSSSQSNWMLGGLFLTTEYFLVPMWYIVQTWIMKVYPAEVTVVFFYNLTVSILAAIVGFLSEPDSNKWIIKPDIALASILCSGILGSSLNNTIHTWALRVKGPVYVAMFKPLSIAIAVAMGVILLGDTLYLGSIVGATVIAIGFYTVMWGKAKEMSEYNDSSDLESSPDQKFPLLHNYKNEGISNK; encoded by the exons ATGGGAAGCAATAACAGAGAGACAACTTTTTACAAAGAAGTGCTACCATTTGCAGCTATGGTGACTATGGAATGTATAAATGTTGGATTAAATACGCTTTACAAAGCTGCTACTAACAAAGGCATGAGTAATCATGTCTTTGTTGTTTATAGTTATGGTCTTGCGGCTCTTCTGCTTCTTCCTTCTCCTTTCTTCTCCACCAG ATCAAGAATTCTTCCACCTCTCAATTGCTCGATTCTTGCCAAAATCTTTCTTCTTGGAGTTATCGG GTGTACATCACAGATAATGGGGTATACAGGCATTATCTATGCCTCTCCAACGCTTGCCTCCGCCATCAGCAATCTCGTCCCTGCTTTTACTTTCGTCTTGGCTGTCATTTTCAG GATGGAGAAGATACAGTTGAAAAGATCAACCACTCGAGCCAAAGTGTTGGGCACGGTGGTGTCCATAGCTGGAGCATTCGTAGTAACTCTGTACAAAGGCCCAAAAATATTAGTGCCTACCACAGCCACACCCAATTTACTACGTCAACCTCTCAGCTCATCTCAATCGAATTGGATGCTTGGTGGCCTTTTCCTCACAACTGAATATTTTTTAGTCCCAATGTGGTATATAGTTCAG aCATGGATTATGAAGGTGTATCCAGCAGAAGTGACGGTAGTTTTCTTCTACAACTTAACTGTTAGCATCCTAGCTGCTATTGTAGGATTTTTATCTGAACCTGACTCAAACAAATGGATAATTAAACCGGATATCGCACTGGCCTCCATCCTCTGCTCT GGAATATTGGGTTCATCCTTAAATAATACAATTCACACCTGGGCTTTGCGCGTGAAAGGACCAGTATATGTAGCAATGTTTAAACCATTGTCCATCGCGATTGCAGTTGCCATGGGAGTCATTCTCTTAGGAGATACTCTTTATTTGGGAAG CATCGTTGGAGCAACGGTAATTGCAATTGGATTCTATACGGTAATGTGGGGAAAGGCAAAAGAGATGTCTGAATATAATGATTCTAGTGATCTCGAGTCGTCTCCAGATCAAAAGTTCCCCTTGTTACACAACTACAAAAATGAAGGCATCTCAAACAAGTGA
- the LOC543895 gene encoding alpha-DOX1: MSFVMLKNLLLSSLRKFIHKDFHEIFDKMTLIDKLFFLIVHFIDKHNFWHRLPVFFGLLYLGARRSLHQQYNLINVGRTPTGVRSNPADYPYRTADGKFNDPFNEGTGSQFSFFGRNMMPLHQNNKLKKPDPMVVATKLLARRKFIDTGKQFNMIAASWIQFMVHDWIDHLEDTQQVELRAPKEVANECPLKSFRFNKSKETPTDFYEIKTGHLNSRTPWWDGSVIYGSNEDVLKKVRTFRDGKLKLGENGLIQQDENGKIISGDVRNTWAGLLTLQALFVQEHNAVCDTLKKEYPELEDEELYRHARLVTSAVIAKVHTIDWTVQLLKTDTMLAGMRANWYGLLGKKFKDTFGHVGSILSGVVGMKKPENHGVPYSLTEEFTSVYRMHQLLPDTLQLRNIDATPGPNKSLPLTNEIPMEEVVGSKGKENLSRIGFTKQMVSMGHQASGALELWNYPVWMRDLIAQDVDGTDRPDPIDLAALEIYRDRERSVPRYNDFRRGMLQIPISKWEDLTDDEEAIKTLGEVYDDDIEELDLLVGLMAEKKIKGFAISETAFNIFLLMAIRRLEADRFFTSNYNDETYTKKGLEWVNTTESLKDVLDRHYPEMTDKWMNSNSAFSVWDSSPQPHNPIPLYFRVPQ; the protein is encoded by the exons ATGTCTTTTGTTATGCTCAAGAATCTCTTGCTATCCTCTCTCCGTAAATTCATCCACAAAGATTTCCATGAGATCTTTGACAAAATGACTCTCAtcgataaattattttttttg ATTGTTCATTTTATTGATAAACATAACTTTTGGCACCGGCTACCGGTATTCTTCGGGTTACTTTATCTTGGAGCACGGCGGAGTCTTCACCAGCAATATAATTTGATCAACGTCGGTAGAACACCTACCGGAGTTCGATCAAATCCGGCAGATTACCCTTACAGAACTGCTGATGGAAAATTCAATGACCCTTTTAATGAAGGAACAGGCagtcaattttctttctttggcAGGAATATGATGCCTCTTCATCAGAATAATAAG TTAAAAAAGCCAGATCCAATGGTAGTAGCAACGAAGCTTCTAGCACGAAGAAAATTCATAGACACTGGAAAACAATTCAATATGATAGCTGCTTCTTGGATACAATTTATGGTTCATGATTGGATCGATCATTTGGAAGATACTCAACAG GTTGAGCTAAGGGCACCAAAAGAAGTTGCTAATGAATGCCCACTCAAGTCCTTTAGGTTTAACAAATCCAAAGAAACTCCTACAGATTTTTATGAAATCAAAACCGGTCACTTGAACAGCCGTACTCCCTGGTG GGACGGAAGTGTAATTTATGGAAGTAACGAGGATGTTTTGAAGAAAGTGAGAACATTTAGAGACGGAAAACTGAAATTAGGTGAAAATGGACTCATCCAACAAgatgaaaatggaaaaattatcTCTGGTGATGTTCGTAACACTTGGGCTGGACTTTTAACGCTTCAAGCTCTCTTTGTTCAAGAGCACAATGCTGTTTGTGACACTTTGAAG AAAGAATATCCAGAATTAGAGGATGAAGAGTTGTATCGTCATGCAAGGCTAGTCACTTCAGCTGTAATTGCAAAAGTTCACACCATAGATTGGACTGTTCAGCTTCTGAAAACCGATACTATGCTTGCAGGAATGCGTGCCAATTG GTATGGATTACTAGGAAAGAAGTTCAAGGATACATTTGGTCATGTTGGTTCCATTTTAAGTGGTGTTGTTGGAATGAAGAAACCTGAGAATCATGGAGTGCCTTATTCCTTAACTGAAGAATTTACGAGTGTTTATAGAATGCATCAACTGTTACCTGATACACTTCAGCTAAGAAATATAGATGCCACGCCTGGGCCAAACAAATCTCTTCCTTTAACTAATGA AATTCCCATGGAAGAAGTAGTTGGgagtaaaggaaaagagaatTTATCAAGAATTGGGTTTACTAAGCAAATGGTTTCAATGGGGCATCAAGCTAGTGGAGCTCTTGAGCTTTGGAATTATCCAGTGTGGATGAGAGATCTTATTGCCCAAGATGTTGATGGAACAGACAGGCCAGATCCTATTGACCTTGCAGCTCTTGAAA TTTATAGGGATAGAGAAAGAAGTGTTCCTAGGTACAATGACTTTAGAAGAGGAATGCTTCAAATTCCTATTTCGAAATGGGAAGATTTGACAGATGATGAAGAAGCAATCAAAACACTTGGTGAAgtatatgatgatgatatagAAGAGTTGGATTTATTAGTGGGACTCATGGcggagaaaaaaattaaaggatttGCCATTTCAGAAACAGCCTTCAACATATTCCTTCTCATGGCTATAAG GAGGTTAGAGGCAGATAGATTTTTCACAAGCAATTACAACGATGAGACATACACAAAGAAAGGATTAGAATGGGTGAATACTACTGAGAGTTTAAAAGATGTGTTAGATCGTCATTATCCAGAAATGACTGATAAATGGATGAATTCAAACAGTGCCTTCTCTGTTTGGGATTCTTCTCCACAACCTCATAATCCTATTCCACTCTATTTTCGTGTTCCTCAGTAG
- the LOC543896 gene encoding alpha-DOX2 has product MTMIMLKNLLFSPLRGFIHKDFHQILDKMNLRDKLSFLIVHIIDKHNLWHRVPVFLGLVYLALRRHLNQEYNLINVGRTPSGVRSNPGDFPYRTADGKYNDPFNEGAGSEFSFFGRNMMPVEQHDKLKNPDPMVVATKLLARREFIDTGKQFNMIAASWIQFMIHDWIDHLEDTQQIEELRAPEEVASQCPLKSFKFYKSKETPTGFYEIKTGHLNRRTPWWDGSVIYGSNVEILKKVRTFKDGKLKLSENGLLEQDENGKIISGDVRNTWAGFVTLQALFVQEHNLVCDVLKKEYPELEDEELYRHARLVTSAVIAKVHTIDWTVELLKTDTLFAAMRTNWYGLLGKKFKDTFGHVGGAILGGLVGLKKPENHGVPYSLTEEFVSVYRMHQLLPDKLQLRNIDATSGPNKSIPLTNEIPMGDLIGGKGEENLSRIGFTKQMVSMGHQACGALELWNYPIWMRDLIAQDVDGTDRPHHVDLAALEIYRDRERSVARYNEFRRRMLQIPITKWEDLTDDMEVIKTLHEVYGDDVEQLDLLVGMSAEKKIKGFAISETAFFIFLLMASRRLEADRFFTSNYNEETYTKKGLEWVNTTESLKDVLDRHYPEMTDKWMNSNSAFSVWDSSPQPHNPVPLYFRVPKH; this is encoded by the exons ATGACTATGATTATGCTGAAGAATCTCTTGTTCTCCCCTCTTCGTGGTTTCATCCACAAAGATTTTCATCAGATACTTGACAAAATGAATCTCCGCGACAAACTTTCATTTCTG ATAGTTCATATCATTGATAAACATAACTTGTGGCACCGGGTACCGGTGTTTTTAGGGCTAGTTTATCTTGCACTTCGTCGACATCTTAATCAGGAATATAATTTGATCAACGTGGGTAGAACACCGAGCGGAGTCCGATCGAATCCGGGCGACTTCCCTTATAGAACAGCAGATGGAAAATATAATGATCCTTTCAATGAAGGAGCAGGAAGtgaattttctttctttgggaGGAATATGATGCCTGTTGAGCAACATGACAAG TTAAAGAATCCAGATCCAATGGTAGTGGCAACAAAGCTGCTAGCACGGAGAGAATTCATAGACACTGGAAAACAATTTAACATGATAGCTGCATCATGGATACAGTTTATGATTCATGATTGGATCGATCATTTGGAAGATACTCAACAg ATTGAGGAGCTTAGGGCACCTGAAGAAGTTGCAAGTCAATGTCCTCTCAAGTCCTTTAAGTtttacaaatcaaaagaaactCCTACCGGATTTTACGAAATTAAAACCGGTCATTTGAATAGGCGTACCCCTTGGTG GGATGGAAGTGTTATTTATGGGAGCAACGTAGAGATCTTGAAGAAAGTAAGGACATTTAAAGACGGAAAATTGAAACTATCAGAAAATGGACTCCTTGAACAAgatgaaaatggaaaaattatatCTGGTGATGTTCGCAATACTTGGGCTGGATTTGTAACACTGCAAGCGCTCTTTGTACAAGAGCATAATCTTGTTTGTGATGTCTTGAAG AAAGAATATCCAGAATTGGAAGATGAAGAGTTGTATCGTCATGCAAGACTGGTGACTTCTGCTGTTATTGCAAAAGTTCACACAATAGATTGGACTGTCGAGCTTCTTAAAACAGACACCTTATTTGCAGCAATGCGAACCAATtg GTATGGATTGCTAGGGAAGAAATTTAAAGATACATTTGGGCACGTTGGAGGTGCAATTTTGGGTGGTTTAGTAGGACTAAAAAAACCCGAAAATCATGGAGTGCCTTATTCCTTAACTGAAGAATTTGTGAGTGTGTATCGAATGCATCAACTCTTACCTGATAAACTTCAGTTAAGAAATATAGATGCAACTTCTGGACCAAATAAATCTATCCCTTTGACTAACGA AATCCCAATGGGAGATTTAATCGGAGGCAAAGGAGAGGAGAATTTATCAAGAATCGGATTTACTAAGCAGATGGTTTCAATGGGGCATCAAGCATGTGGAGCTCTTGAGCTTTGGAATTATCCAATATGGATGAGGGATCTTATTGCTCAAGATGTTGATGGAACAGACAGGCCACATCATGTTGACCTTGCAGCACTCGAaa TTTATAGAGACAGAGAAAGAAGTGTTGCTAGGTACAATGAATTTCGAAGGAGAATGTTGCAAATTCCCATCACTAAATGGGAAGATTTGACGGATGATATGGAAGTTATTAAAACACTTCATGAAGTTTATGGTGATGATGTAGAACAATTGGATCTGTTAGTTGGAATGTCCGcggagaaaaaaattaaaggatttGCCATCTCTGAGACTGCATTTTTCATATTCCTTCTCATGGCATCAAG GAGGTTAGAGGCAGATAGATTTTTCACAAGCAATTACAACGAGGAGACATACACAAAGAAAGGATTAGAATGGGTGAATACTACTGAGAGTTTGAAAGATGTGTTAGATCGTCATTATCCAGAAATGACTGATAAATGGATGAATTCAAACAGTGCCTTCTCTGTTTGGGATTCTTCTCCACAACCTCACAATCCTGTTCCACTCTACTTTCGTGTTCCTAAACATTAA